A window from Streptomyces subrutilus encodes these proteins:
- a CDS encoding TetR/AcrR family transcriptional regulator has protein sequence MVTAADSGAIRSSVWLAAGPAAPARRRGEAPSGLDRERITAATVRLLDAEGLARFSMRRLAAGLGVTAMSLYRYVDTRHDLLELALDSALGELAPRPGPPGTGPARTGPDADWPVRLRALARGYRRVLVDHPWVAPLTAAYPNIGPHARAFDAALRRLLDATGLTDTARTGAHLAVSQFLHGCGGAVRRAPEEDFCLALDVLIAGIEAKATA, from the coding sequence ATGGTGACCGCGGCCGATTCCGGTGCGATCCGCAGCAGCGTGTGGCTGGCCGCCGGGCCCGCCGCCCCCGCCCGACGCCGCGGCGAGGCGCCCTCCGGCCTGGACCGCGAGCGGATCACCGCGGCCACCGTACGGCTGCTCGACGCGGAAGGGCTGGCCCGGTTCTCGATGCGGCGGCTCGCCGCCGGACTCGGGGTCACCGCGATGTCCCTGTACCGGTACGTGGACACCAGGCACGACCTGCTCGAACTCGCCCTGGACAGCGCCCTGGGCGAACTCGCCCCGCGACCCGGCCCCCCGGGCACCGGACCGGCGCGCACCGGTCCGGACGCCGACTGGCCGGTCCGGCTGCGGGCGCTCGCCCGCGGCTACCGGCGGGTGCTCGTGGACCATCCGTGGGTGGCCCCGCTCACCGCCGCCTATCCCAACATCGGCCCGCACGCCCGGGCCTTCGACGCCGCCCTCCGACGGCTGCTGGACGCGACGGGCCTGACGGACACCGCGCGCACCGGTGCGCACCTGGCCGTCTCGCAGTTCCTGCACGGCTGCGGGGGCGCGGTGCGGCGGGCACCCGAGGAGGACTTCTGCCTCGCCCTCGACGTCCTGATCGCCGGCATCGAGGCGAAGGCCACCGCCTGA
- a CDS encoding MarR family winged helix-turn-helix transcriptional regulator — protein MTTSAAANSTTRYAELARQLTGIGAVKRDLARILPPDCPPGAAAVLTVLDRHGEMRLSRLTELMAIDISVTSRHVAHVADRGWIERERDPGDARCRILRLTPAGRTLLAELGARYTAALERALAGWSAQDIDVLNTLLARLRSSF, from the coding sequence GTGACCACGTCCGCCGCTGCGAACAGCACCACCCGGTACGCGGAACTGGCGCGCCAGCTCACCGGGATCGGCGCGGTCAAGCGCGATCTGGCCCGCATCCTGCCCCCGGACTGCCCGCCCGGCGCCGCCGCCGTCCTCACCGTGCTCGACCGGCACGGCGAGATGCGGCTGAGCCGGCTGACCGAGCTCATGGCCATCGACATCTCCGTGACCAGCCGGCACGTCGCCCACGTCGCCGACCGCGGCTGGATCGAGCGCGAGAGGGACCCCGGCGACGCGCGCTGCCGCATCCTGCGGCTCACCCCCGCCGGACGGACCCTCCTCGCCGAGCTCGGCGCGCGGTACACGGCCGCGCTGGAACGCGCACTGGCCGGCTGGTCCGCCCAGGACATCGACGTACTCAACACCCTGCTGGCCCGACTCCGTTCGAGCTTCTAG
- a CDS encoding RNA polymerase sigma factor SigF: MSVDQGSSKVLTLVKSPAPAVSDRSEAIDTRTLSRSLFQRLAALDADSPDRVYVRDTLIELNLPLVRYAAARFRSRNEPMEDIVQVGTIGLIKAIDRFDCERGVEFPTFAMPTVVGEIKRFFRDTSWSVRVPRRLQELRLALTKASDELAQKLDRSPTVPELAAVLGVSEEDVVDGLAVGNAYTASSLDSPSPEDEGGEGSLADRLGYEDTALEGVEYRESLKPLLAKLPPRERQIIMLRFFANMTQSQIGEEVGISQMHVSRLLTRTLAQLRVGLIGE, from the coding sequence ATGTCCGTAGACCAGGGCAGCTCCAAGGTGCTCACGCTCGTCAAGAGCCCGGCACCGGCTGTGTCCGACCGCTCGGAAGCCATCGACACCCGCACCCTGTCCCGCAGCCTCTTCCAGCGGCTCGCCGCCCTGGACGCGGACAGCCCCGACCGGGTGTACGTGCGCGACACCCTGATCGAGCTGAACCTGCCCCTCGTGCGCTACGCGGCGGCCCGCTTCCGCAGCCGCAACGAGCCGATGGAGGACATCGTCCAGGTCGGCACCATCGGCCTGATCAAGGCGATCGACCGGTTCGACTGCGAACGCGGCGTCGAGTTCCCGACGTTCGCCATGCCCACCGTCGTGGGCGAGATCAAACGATTCTTTAGGGACACCTCCTGGTCCGTCCGCGTCCCGCGCCGGCTCCAGGAACTGCGCCTCGCGCTCACGAAGGCCAGCGACGAGCTCGCCCAGAAGCTCGACCGCTCGCCGACCGTGCCGGAGCTCGCCGCCGTGCTCGGGGTCTCGGAGGAGGACGTCGTCGACGGCCTGGCCGTGGGCAACGCCTACACGGCCTCCTCGCTCGACTCGCCCTCCCCCGAGGACGAGGGCGGCGAGGGCTCGCTCGCGGACCGGCTCGGCTACGAGGACACCGCGCTCGAAGGCGTCGAGTACCGCGAATCGCTGAAGCCACTGCTGGCCAAACTCCCGCCCAGGGAACGGCAGATCATCATGCTGCGGTTCTTCGCCAACATGACGCAGTCGCAGATCGGCGAGGAGGTCGGCATCTCCCAGATGCACGTCTCCCGGCTGCTCACCCGCACCCTCGCGCAACTGCGCGTCGGCCTGATCGGCGAATAA